In the genome of Rhodoplanes sp. Z2-YC6860, one region contains:
- a CDS encoding DUF4112 domain-containing protein, translating into MRVQPYSPRFSYPISSHAVRLARLDMIANLLDTALVIPGTGIRFGIDAIVGIVPGIGDALTTAVSLYIVYEAHQLGAPWHVVSRMLINVAIDSAVGAVPLLGDAFDVMWRANCRNVKLLRDHFEGRAL; encoded by the coding sequence ATGCGGGTGCAGCCGTATTCACCTAGGTTCAGTTACCCTATAAGCTCGCATGCCGTGCGTTTGGCGCGGCTCGATATGATCGCCAACTTGCTGGACACTGCGCTCGTTATTCCCGGCACAGGCATTCGCTTTGGGATCGACGCTATCGTCGGCATTGTGCCTGGCATCGGCGACGCCCTCACCACCGCGGTTTCTCTTTATATCGTCTACGAAGCTCACCAACTCGGCGCGCCATGGCATGTCGTCTCCCGAATGCTCATAAACGTTGCAATCGATAGCGCCGTCGGCGCGGTCCCACTTCTAGGCGACGCCTTCGACGTGATGTGGCGTGCCAATTGCCGCAACGTCAAATTGTTGCGCGATCACTTCGAAGGAAGAGCTCTATGA
- a CDS encoding polyhydroxyalkanoic acid system family protein: protein MTKPLVVCIPHRLGKDKAIDRLKGGLDRAARDFKQVITIEQQVWTGDSLSFHIRAVGQFASGNLQVFENFVRLEVTLPWLLAKLAERLAPALEQQGKLLLEHK from the coding sequence ATGACCAAGCCGCTCGTGGTTTGCATTCCTCATCGTCTTGGAAAGGATAAAGCCATCGACCGCCTTAAAGGAGGCCTCGATCGCGCGGCGCGGGACTTCAAGCAAGTCATCACGATCGAACAACAGGTGTGGACTGGCGACTCCCTCTCGTTCCACATCCGCGCCGTCGGCCAGTTCGCCTCCGGCAACCTCCAAGTCTTTGAGAACTTCGTGCGCCTTGAAGTCACACTGCCATGGTTGCTGGCGAAGCTGGCTGAGCGCCTTGCCCCGGCGCTTGAGCAGCAAGGTAAGTTATTGCTGGAACACAAGTGA
- a CDS encoding carbohydrate porin yields the protein MRVFLIVVPVCSMLALPLVGSQAKEESASSSTTTPSASPSPPETTPAPAENKKPKEVPAAERKPITEKPPSEKPDPHTGKPKSAAKKDKEQEHEPLDPDTGSSTLTHDTLGVLPNPWTDKGVKFALSYVTDTLGNVSGGIRRQLTYTGRLNGAIDVDLARIAGWQGLSFHANVFQINGRGLSRTDIDNLMPVSSIEALATTRLYEAWFEQRWANDKYSVRAGQLAADAEFFTTRYSDAFINASYGWPAILAVNLPGGAPSPPLSSVGARFKAAITDQITILSAVFNGDPAGPGPDDPQSRDRYGLNFRINDPPLLLQEFQFAWNQDKDAKGLPGTFKLGGWYHAGLFNDQRFAANGLSQAAPGAAADPAQLRSDYGIYGTIEQLVKRFSGDDDARGIGTFLRLSTTPADRNLVSFYTDAGISIIGLDEKRPHDKIALGFAYARVSNHARDLDRDYEAMGELNRPVRDYEGLLYASYLAEIKTGWTMLPNFQYIIHPGGGYVFDNGVPKRIGNTAVIGVRSVLKF from the coding sequence ATGCGTGTTTTCCTCATTGTAGTCCCTGTATGTTCAATGCTCGCGCTGCCTTTAGTGGGCAGCCAAGCTAAAGAAGAATCAGCATCATCAAGCACGACTACACCGTCTGCATCCCCTTCCCCACCCGAAACGACCCCCGCCCCGGCGGAGAACAAAAAACCAAAGGAAGTTCCTGCCGCCGAGCGGAAGCCGATCACCGAGAAGCCGCCGTCGGAGAAACCGGATCCGCATACGGGGAAGCCGAAATCCGCCGCGAAAAAGGACAAGGAACAAGAGCACGAGCCGCTTGATCCTGACACAGGGTCTAGCACTCTGACCCATGATACCCTTGGCGTGTTGCCCAATCCTTGGACCGACAAGGGCGTCAAGTTCGCGCTCAGCTATGTCACCGACACGTTGGGAAACGTGTCGGGCGGCATCCGCCGCCAGCTTACATATACGGGACGGCTGAACGGTGCGATTGACGTTGATCTAGCGCGCATCGCTGGGTGGCAAGGCCTGAGCTTTCACGCCAACGTGTTTCAGATCAACGGCCGGGGGCTGTCGCGCACCGATATCGACAATCTGATGCCGGTCAGCAGCATAGAGGCCTTGGCAACGACCCGGCTCTATGAGGCATGGTTCGAGCAACGCTGGGCAAATGACAAGTATTCGGTTCGTGCAGGACAGCTTGCCGCAGATGCCGAGTTTTTCACGACGCGCTACAGCGACGCCTTCATCAATGCCAGCTACGGCTGGCCGGCGATCCTCGCCGTAAATCTTCCCGGTGGCGCGCCTTCACCGCCGCTATCCTCGGTTGGCGCGCGCTTCAAAGCGGCGATCACTGATCAAATCACCATCCTGTCAGCGGTGTTCAACGGCGATCCTGCCGGACCAGGTCCCGATGATCCGCAATCGCGCGATCGTTATGGCTTGAACTTCCGCATCAACGATCCGCCGCTATTGTTGCAGGAATTCCAATTCGCCTGGAATCAGGACAAGGACGCGAAGGGCTTACCCGGCACTTTCAAGCTCGGCGGTTGGTATCATGCCGGTTTGTTCAACGACCAGCGTTTCGCAGCCAATGGCCTGTCGCAAGCTGCCCCCGGAGCGGCGGCTGACCCCGCGCAGCTTCGTTCCGACTACGGCATCTATGGTACCATCGAGCAGCTGGTGAAGCGGTTTTCGGGCGACGATGACGCACGCGGTATTGGGACGTTTCTGCGGCTCTCTACGACGCCGGCCGATCGCAACCTGGTGAGTTTTTACACCGACGCCGGAATCAGCATCATTGGCCTCGATGAAAAGCGTCCTCACGACAAAATCGCGCTTGGGTTTGCTTATGCGCGCGTCTCAAACCACGCGCGGGATCTTGACCGGGACTATGAGGCAATGGGGGAATTGAATCGCCCTGTCCGTGATTACGAAGGACTTCTCTATGCGAGCTATCTCGCCGAAATAAAGACCGGCTGGACGATGCTGCCAAACTTCCAATACATCATTCATCCAGGCGGCGGTTATGTGTTCGACAATGGCGTGCCCAAGCGTATCGGTAATACGGCTGTTATCGGGGTCCGAAGCGTCTTGAAATTCTGA